The sequence below is a genomic window from Desulfatiglans anilini DSM 4660.
AAAACCATGATAATTTGATTGAATGCCTTAGAGAAATGGTTTACAGACAGGTTTGTCTTATAAAGGAGAAAAGAAAAGAAATAAAAATTTATATGGAAGAACAGTACCAACTTCCGCCTTCTCTCCGGGGCAAAGCACTTAAGCAGCATCGTGAGATATATAATATATATTATACGCTTTTGTGCAAAATGAACAAAATGGGATTTCTTCGTGATATTGACAATACTGTTATGACTTTTGCGGTTTTTGCAATGATGAATTGGTCCTACCGTTGGTTCGACGAAAATGGTAGACTCTCGATAGAAGAGATAGCTGATTCGATCATACGAATTTTTTTTGAGGGCATTTTCAAGGAGGGCATCCTAGAGAAAAGGTAAGCGCGTCTGCGGATTTAATATAGTTTAAAATTTTTTTAATTTAGAAAGAACGAACGTTTGTAACTAGAGGCGATTATGCTTATAAAAGATACGCATGGAAATGTGGCAATTTTAAAAATCGACCGTCCAAGACAGGCTAACGCGCTGAATGCTGAGCTATTCGAATTGCTGAGCAATAAATTAAAAGAATTACAGGATGACGAACGTATTCGCGTCGTAATAATCACGGGCGCTGGTGAAAAAGCGTTCTGTGCCGGGATAGATTTGAAGGAGAGGGCAAATAAGAACTTTGATGAAATGCTTTTGGAAAGGGAGACTATAATAAGAGCATTCTATCAAACACTAGGATATTTTACTAAACCAACCATTGCTGCGCTAAATGGACCAGCTTTGGGGGGTGGCGCGGAATTGGCGCTTACCTGCGATCTGAGAGTAGCAACACCAATGGCAAGTTTTGGGCAGACCGAAATTAAATGGGGGATGATTCCCTCATGTGGGGGCTGTCAGCGGCTGCGCTTAATCGTAGGTATGGGAAAAGCAAAAGAAATCATTCTTACAGGACGCGTCCTTGAGGCTGGTGAGGCATATCGACTAGGTATCTATAATAAGATTGTCAGAATAGAAGATCTGACAAAGGAAGCGATAAGACTAGCTAGGGAAATTGCTGGGAATCCAATCGTCGCAGTAAAGCAAGCTAAAAAGGTTTTGGATTTTGGTGCCTATATTAATTCAGCGCTCGATTTCGATTTTGAAGCGTCAAAAGAATGCTTTTCGAAAGGAGATGCTCAAAAAATTGCTAAAAAATTTTGACGATACAAAAAATGGAAAACATTGATTAATGAAACTTAGGAGGTCAAGAATGGAGTTGAAAGACATAGTTGTAGTTAGCGCTTGTCGAAGTCCGATGGGACTCTTTGGTGGAAGCCTTAAGGAAATGACAGTAGTAGATGTTGGATCACAGGTCATCAAAAAGACACTTCAAAAAATAGACCTGAGTCCAGACATGGTCGACATGACAGTTTTTGGTAACTGTCGGCAGGCTGGAAACGGGGTAAATCCAGCTAGAATAGCATCGGAGATGGCGGGTATACCGATAGACCGTTTTGCACAAACTGTAAATTGTGCGTGCCCAACAGGTATAAAGGCAGTAATCATAGCATCACAGGACATTAGGTTAGGGGATGCGGATATTGTTGTGGCGGGGGGGATGGAGCATATGAGTTCAATCCCGCATCTTCTCATGGGATACAGGTGGCAGGGGTTTCGTTTAGGGAACGTATCGATCATGGATGGGTGGAATGATACGTTTGATAGAATCGCAAAATGTTATATGGGTGAAACCGCAGAGAATGTTGCCGTAAAATATCATATACTCAGAGAAGATCAGGATACGTTTGCGTACAATAGCCATAAAAAGGCGAGTGATGCCCAAAAAAAAGGTAAGTTTCTTGAAGAAATCGTTCCGATTGATGTGCCAGGCGATAAGAAAAGCGAAGGTTTTGTATTTGTAGAGGATGAATGTATCCGGCATGATGCAAGTATAGAAAAAATGGCGAAGCTACGTCCGGCATTTAAAAAGGAAAATGGGACCGTGACGGCAGGAAATGCATGCGGAATGCCTGATGGCGCAGCAGCGCTAGTTCTAATGTCAAGGGAAAAAGCGAAATCACTGAGGTTACATCCTCTTTTTAGTATCGTAGCTTATTCAAATGCAGCTGTTGACAACGCATATATGGGCATTGGACCCACAGTATCAATTCCAGCAGCTCTTCGTAAAGCCGGAATGGAAAAGAATGACATAGATGCATTCGAAATTAACGAAGCGTTTGCTGCAACGAGCCTGGCCTGTGAAAGAATATTAGGGCTAGATCCGGAAAAAGTAAATATCAATGGTGGGGCAATTTCCCTTGGACACCCAACCGGCTGCAGTGGGGCTAGATTGTTGGTGACCCTGAATAGTGTACTTAGACAGCAAGATAAGGAGTTCGGAGTTGCGAGTTTGTGTGGTGGGGGGGGCGTTTCTTGCGCTATTGTTATAAAACGAGAAGATTAGCAAATTAAAATATATGAACATACATTCAAAAAATCTTCTGTAATAAAAAAGATTGCACATTTCTATGAAAAAGAATTTTAAACATAAAATACGCATAGAATCGTGGTTATAGGCAAATAATATTATCTTAACCGCAAGTTAGGAGAAAATCATGGATGATATAAAGGCAATTGATATGATGAATTATCCACCACAAGTCAGGGAATTGGTGGAGTATAACTTTAACGATTACGTTGAGTGGTTGCATATGGCTAAAACGACATTTAGACCTATGCTGCCTACAGGGCGATTTCCTATTACAGACGATGAAAAAGCTCAGCATAAACACCTCAAAGGTACTATGTTCTACCCGTATGATACTGTAAATGATCTAGTAAAAGCTATGGATGAATTTGGGTATGAAAAAATAACAATAGCAGCAGTAAAAATGTGGTCCCTACGATCGAACTATTTTGTCTGGGATTTTTCAGTCGATTTAGTTCAAAAACTTATTGAGAAGTCAAATGGTAGAATTATTGGTGCTGCGAGCTACAATCCTTTTAATATAGCAGAGAGCTTAAAGGAAATCGAAAAGGCCGTAAAGGAATATCATTTTAAGTTTGTGTACTTTCATACCATGAGTTTCGGATTAGCGCCGAACGATAAAAGATATTATCCGCTGTATGCGAAATGCAATGAACTAAAAATACCTGTCAGCGTACAAGTCGGACACTCAGCTGAGCCGATGCCAAGCGCGTTGGGAAATCCTATGTATATGGATGAGATTGCAATTACATTTCCGGATCTGAAAATAAATC
It includes:
- a CDS encoding TetR/AcrR family transcriptional regulator produces the protein MRISKTKQDIVEKATDLFYEHGFVKASIRDIVKAVGITNSTVYIHFKNKDEILYYIIENIGSTLLSELNEGMKNHDNLIECLREMVYRQVCLIKEKRKEIKIYMEEQYQLPPSLRGKALKQHREIYNIYYTLLCKMNKMGFLRDIDNTVMTFAVFAMMNWSYRWFDENGRLSIEEIADSIIRIFFEGIFKEGILEKR
- a CDS encoding enoyl-CoA hydratase/isomerase family protein: MLIKDTHGNVAILKIDRPRQANALNAELFELLSNKLKELQDDERIRVVIITGAGEKAFCAGIDLKERANKNFDEMLLERETIIRAFYQTLGYFTKPTIAALNGPALGGGAELALTCDLRVATPMASFGQTEIKWGMIPSCGGCQRLRLIVGMGKAKEIILTGRVLEAGEAYRLGIYNKIVRIEDLTKEAIRLAREIAGNPIVAVKQAKKVLDFGAYINSALDFDFEASKECFSKGDAQKIAKKF
- a CDS encoding thiolase family protein, which gives rise to MELKDIVVVSACRSPMGLFGGSLKEMTVVDVGSQVIKKTLQKIDLSPDMVDMTVFGNCRQAGNGVNPARIASEMAGIPIDRFAQTVNCACPTGIKAVIIASQDIRLGDADIVVAGGMEHMSSIPHLLMGYRWQGFRLGNVSIMDGWNDTFDRIAKCYMGETAENVAVKYHILREDQDTFAYNSHKKASDAQKKGKFLEEIVPIDVPGDKKSEGFVFVEDECIRHDASIEKMAKLRPAFKKENGTVTAGNACGMPDGAAALVLMSREKAKSLRLHPLFSIVAYSNAAVDNAYMGIGPTVSIPAALRKAGMEKNDIDAFEINEAFAATSLACERILGLDPEKVNINGGAISLGHPTGCSGARLLVTLNSVLRQQDKEFGVASLCGGGGVSCAIVIKRED
- a CDS encoding amidohydrolase family protein, whose product is MDDIKAIDMMNYPPQVRELVEYNFNDYVEWLHMAKTTFRPMLPTGRFPITDDEKAQHKHLKGTMFYPYDTVNDLVKAMDEFGYEKITIAAVKMWSLRSNYFVWDFSVDLVQKLIEKSNGRIIGAASYNPFNIAESLKEIEKAVKEYHFKFVYFHTMSFGLAPNDKRYYPLYAKCNELKIPVSVQVGHSAEPMPSALGNPMYMDEIAITFPDLKINLSHTGWPWFREWCDLVWKHPNVYGDISAYMPKSLEPYQIQFMFSGRGNKKVMWGTNGIGLGRGKKELMEMEGKEEGKRNILRDNAIRFLGL